The DNA sequence TAGTTTTATATTTAATATGGAAAACTCATGGTAGCGGGACTTTAAGGTGTCACCTATGTAACAATAGTCAGTTTACTAATCACAAGCCTCCCGCTACTATGAAAACTACTAACTACATCTTCCCTAATAAACACAATAAAACATGGATAGGCTAATCACGTTGATACGTTATTAGCCTTTTGTTATTGGATTTTTCACATTAGAACTTTTATCATCACTAAACATGTAATCTTTCCAGTTCGCCTCATATCGTACCGATATTCGAGCGTAGGCAATTGATGTTTAGTGGTTATAGTTAATAGAGGTTGCATCTAGTAGCGGGAGGAATCTTTCTATCCCAAGTAGTAATCTTAGTACATGGTTTTCATGAAGCTGCTAACTGTTGCTTTGCAAGAATTAGCAGCTTCATGATCTAAACAGTTATTTATGAAGTGATAATTATTCATAAAAAATTATCACTTTTCAAATCAAATGATATATAACGAACCATAAGAAAACCAACACGGCATCAATGCGGTGTTGGTATCTATAATCATTGAAATAGTAATATAAAAGGGGATTGAACTAATCATGAATTATCCCGCTACAAGTGAGTATCTAACTTCAATAATCCTAAACATAAATTAACCAATGGATAGGCTAATCATGTAAATACATCATTAGCCTTTTCTTATTGTATTTTTCATTTTAAAACAAAGCTCTGTTAGACTAAGCTGTTGTTATTAGGAGTTTTTTCTCTTGAAATAGATAAACTCCTAATAAATGAATGTCAGAAACTCTTGATATCAAGTGATTCATTATCAATAAGATTGTTTAACGCAGTTATTTTTTAATATTTATTCTTGAGTATGAAAATAATTATCTTTATAATTAATCGTATAAAATAAATTTATCTACAATTAGTGACTAACTATTATAGAGGTGATAGCATATGAATCAAGAAATTAAGTCTTTAATTGAACAAGCTGATGAGGCAATTCGAAACGAAGAATTCGATAAACTTATGGATTTTTATACAGATGATGCTGTTTTAGTGATGATGCCTGGAAAATTAGCTCATGGTAAACAAGAAATTAAAGAGGCGTTTATTAAGATTGCTGCTTATTTTAAAAATAGTTTGGTGCCAACACAAGGAAAGATGACAATGCTTGAAGCTGGAGATACAGTCTTAGTGTTATCTCAAACATTATTAGAATCAGATAATCAGGATGAGAGTGAATATGCGATGGAACGTCGAGCAACGTATGTCTATCGAAAAGTCAATGGTAAATGGTTATGTGCTATTGATAATTCATATGGGACAACCTTATTAGATTAAAAAGTAAAGAATATTTTATTTTTATAGATAGAGCAAAGTTAAATTTGCTCTTTTTTTATATCAACAATATTATCTAACACAGCTTAAAACAAAGTCATCACTAAACATTCAATCCACCCGTACCACCATCCTAGCGTATGGTTAGGGCGTGGGGCTTGATGTTTAGTATTGTATCTAATAAAGGTCATTCATCGTAGCGGGAGATTTTTCGTTGTGGATAAAGAATAAAACTTAGTACCAAGAAATTGATAAAAGCCTCAACGGTTGCAAGGCAACTATTGGGGCTTTTATCATCATCAAGAGAAATATAAATACAAGGTCTATAAATAACCGTTCAGTCGTGATCCGTAAACGGTAGATCCTGAACTGTTATTTAATCGAATTACTAAATAGTATCTTCTGATTAAGTAATAAATCAATGTAGCAAGAAGAATAAGAAAACCAACACGGCATGAGTGCGGTGTTGGTATCCATGCCTTAATAGTGATAGGGATATAACAGAAGATTGAAATAACCATAGGTATCCCGCTACAAGGAAAGATAAAAGCTTATCCCTAAAAGAAAGAGTCACTAAATATCAATCCCACCGATTAACCCGCCTATTGCATACGTCGGGTGGGGTGTGGCTTGATATTTAGTTGTTGTACTTAATAAAGGTCATTCATCGTAGCGGGAAATAACCTAACGTTTTTAACACTAAAAAATATTTATAAGTATGAAAAAAGCCCTAATGATTGCAGGGGGGGAGCAACGATTAGGGCTTACTTGAATCTAAATATATCATTATAAGGAAGAGTAGAAAGTAAGTTTTCTATACATGCTAGGGGGAGTAGCACACTGATGTTATTGACGTCGATTTCCCAATTTATTCAATAGATTAAAAATAAATAATAAAAACGTATTTATAACAATTGGCATCATGAAGTTCATCTACTACGTGGTGCTTTTTTTGTCTTGTTGTGCGTTTTAAAAGAATAAAGATTCTTTAGAAGCAGGAAAAGAGTGTTTTATTATTCAGATTATATCTTTGGTTATCATAATTTTTTAGTTAATTTTGGAATTAAATTCGTTAAAAAACATTGAACGTTCGTTCGATTGTGGTTATAATAATGATAAAGAAAGGAGGAAATGGCATGGCAGATCGGGTATATATCGCACTAGATCTTAAGAGTTTTTATGCTTCCGTTGAGTGTCATGAGCGAGGATTAGATCCGATGACGACGAATCTCGTTGTTGCCGATGAAAGTCGGACAGAAAAGACCATCTGCCTTGCGGTTTCTCCTTCCCTTAAGTCGTTTGGTATTTCCGGTAGACCTCGCTTATTTGAGGTTGAGCAGAAGATTAAAGAAATTAATCATGCTCGTAAACAGAACGCAAATCATCACACGTTTGTTGGTGCGTCGTATGATCAGACGGAGTTGATGAATTCGTCCAACTTAGAGGTATCTTATCTTGTTGCCACGCCCAGAATGGCACATTATATCCAGTACAGTACTCGAATTTATGAGGTGTATTTGAAATATATTGCACCCGAAGATATACATGTTTACAGCATTGACGAGGTATTTATTGATGCGACCCATTATCTTAAGATGTATCAAATGAGCGCTTATGATTTAGCGATGACCATGATTCATGATGTTTTAAAAACAACAGGTATCACAGCTACTGCTGGAATTGGAACTAATCTATATTTATGTAAGGTGGCGATGGACATTGTGGCGAAGAAAATGCCGGCTGATCGATTGGGTGTTCGTATCGCCGAGCTTGATGAAATGACTTATCGAAGGGTTTTATGGGATCATCAGCCCCTCACGTCCTTTTGGCGTGTTGGGAAAGGTTATGCAACGAAGCTAGAGGCCCATGGGATGTATACGATGGGGGATGTGGCAAGAATGTCCTTATCGGAGGGTGGAGAGAAGTTATTATATAAACTATTTGGGGTTCAGGCCGAGTTATTAATTGACCATGCCTGGGGGTGGGAATCTTGTACCATGGCTGATATTAAAGCCTATCAACCTGAAAATAGCAGTATCAGTTCAGGACAGATTTTGCAAAGCGCTTATCCAGCTAATAAAGCGAGGTTAGTTGTTCGTGAGATGGCGGATTCTCTTGTGCTTGAAATGGTTGAGAAAAAGTTAGTCACCAATCACTTAGTATTAGTGATTGATTATGATAGGGAGAGTTTAGCTGATCCAAACATGGCAAGGGATTATATCGAAGAGGTGACCGTAGACCGATATGGAAGAAAGATTCCAAAGCGTGCACGTGGTTCAAGAAAGCTTGAAGGTCACACGTCCTCAACCACACTGATTATGAATGCGATAACGGATTTATTTGATCAAATCGTGAATCAGAAGCTTTTAGTGAGGCGGTTAACGGTGGTGTTTAATCATGTGGTAGATGAGCGGACAGTAAAGTCAATCCCAACCACGAAGCAACTTGATTTGTTTACCGATTACAGTATCATTGAGGAGAAGCAAAAAAAGAAAGAGGCTACTCTTAAAAAGGAACGTAAGAAACAAGAAGCGCTATTATCTATTCGTAAAAAGTTTGGAAAAAATGCGATTCTTAAAGGAATGAATTTGGAAGAAGGGGCAACTACAAGAGATAGAAATAATCAAATTGGCGGTCACAAAGCCTAAACAAAGAATGAGGTGAATACCTATGAATCATAAATATAGCGATATACTACATCTGCCCTATCAAAAATCTAAAAACCATCCCCCTATGTTAAATAGTCATCGTGCCGCGCAGTTCGCTCCATTTGCGGCACTAACTGGACATGACAGGGCAGTGAGGGAAGTTGCAAGACTAACGGCGGATAAGGTAGAACTAGATGAATCATCCCTCAACAGGCTAAATGAGAAGATACAACTTTTAAAGGAACATCTCCTGAAGCGGCCGAGGGTCACAATCACCTATTTTCAACACGATGAAAAAAAATCTGGTGGTGCCTATGTGACGACGAATGGCTATGTGAAAAAGATTGATGATTACCAAAACATCCTTGTGATGAGGGAAGGAACTCTCATCTCTTTCTCAGATATTTTTGATATCGAGTGTGATGAACTTTTCTGTGATGAAGGGTTCTAATGAATTCTTCTTATGTTAAAACATGAAATAAAGTGCCATCTTTAAGAAAAGTTTCCTTGATAGACCTAAGAATCAAGCCCTAGTAGTTGAGAATAACCACCAAACCTTAAAAGATTCCAGTCCCGCTACCATTCGTGATTAAACTTCAATGCTTCCTAATAACAACAGAAAATGGATAGGCTAATCATGTTTGCACATCATTAGCCTTGTCTCATTAGATTTTTAATCTAAAATAGAGAAATCACTAACCACCAATCACTTTATACGCCCACATCATGCTGATGTTGGTCGTTAGGGCTTGATGTTTAGTTACTATATTTAATACAGCTTGTCCATAGTAGCGGGAAAATAATTATTATATGTGATGATTATCTTAGTACATGATTTTCATGAAGCTGCTAACTGTTGCAATAGCAACGATTAGCACTTCATAAGCCTAAACATTTATTTATAAAAAATTTATTGTTCATAAAAAGTTATCATTCTTCAAGTAGAATGATAGTTTGCAAACAATAAGAAAACCCACACTGCACGAGTGCGGTGTGGGTATCCATGATGTTTTGACATAGCATTAAAGCCTTGATAGCAATAAACATGAATTATCCCGCTACAAGAATTTATCTAATTGCATTTCACCTAAAGAAACACAATAAGGCATGGATAGGCGAATCATGTTCATCACATCATTCGCCTTTTCTTATTGGATGTTTTATTACAAACAAAGATGATCACTAAGCATCAATCCCTTTTTACGCCACATCATACTGATGTTGGGTCAGTGAGGGCTTGCTGTTTAGTTGCTTATTTAACAAAGATAATTCCTATTAGGGGGATCACGATACTTAGATATAACCTTAGTACAAAGAGGGGCTTCCATCCCAAACGGTTGCAAGCTCATCTGATATTCGTTCTTTAACAGGGGATATTATTTGTAAAGTCAATCTTCTGATACAAGAGAACGTCTATGTCGCAAGGGGATAAGAACACCCACACGGCAGGATTGCGGTGTGGGTATCCATGATTTTTTGAGACTAAGATTAAAAATCCTTTAAACTAATCAGCATAATCCTGTTATAAGACATCTATCTATTTGTACCTCTATCCTACGGATCTAGGTCATAGGCAATTTAGTTTTAATTCCTTTTCAATCGACTGAAACTAAATGAAATTGTCTCTTTTTGTGGTTTTTGAAAGCGGTGTGGAAAATAATTGAACTAAAATAGAAAAATATGTTATATTTTTATGTAGGATGATGAAAGGTGGGGGAAATGATTGCGAGATTTAAAAAAGCGCTTATATCATATAAAACGAGAGTTGGAGCAGAAATATGAATCACCTGAAATAATGATTGAGCGACTGAAAAGAGAAGGAAAGAGTATGGGAGAAATAGAGCAAGAGGTATTAACAATGAATCGTGTGCAAGGCGCATATGATTCAATTGCTACAGCGTTAAGAATTTTAGAGAGTTAAAATGGTAGTGAATGATGCTATTTAATTGCTACAACAAATTATTCAAGGATAAGCTAACGACATTTGCCTATCATTAGCCTTTCCTCATGAGATGGTTTACCCTTGAATACAGTTGGCATTACCTCCACTACCCAACATACTATCGTATCATAGTGGTGATTGTCTTAATGTTTAGCTATTCTATTTAATAGAGAAAACTCATGATAGTGGGATATTTTTTTCACTATACATAAAGAACAGTCTTTGTATATAAAATTGATAAAAGCCCTAACTGTTGCAAGTCAACGATTGGGGCTTTTATCATATAAAAAATAGGAATACAAAGCCCGTAACTAACGGTTCAGTGGTGAATCCGTAGACGGAAGGCACTGAACTGGTAGTTACTCTTTGTACTAAATACTATCTACTGATTAAGGAAGAAATTAAAGTAGAAAGACAAATAAGAAAACCAACACGGCACGATTGCGGTGTTGGTATCCATTGCTCCCTGTGGCATAGATATAAAAGGGGATTGAATTAATCATGAGCTATCCCGCTACAAGGAATTTTCTAACTTCATTGCTCCCAAAGAAATAGATTAAAGCATGGATAGGCTAATCACGTTAAAACGTCATTAGCCTTTTCTCATTGGATTGTTTCCTAATAAGAGGATCACTAAATATTTAATTCCCACCCGGCCGACATACTAGCGTATGTTTAGGGCGGTGTGACTTGATATTTAGTGTTTATATCTAATAGAGATGACACAAAGTAGCGGGACAATTATTTCTATACCTAGTGATAGTCTTTATACAGAGGGGATGAAGTGCTAACTGTTGCAGCAGCAATAATTACCACTTCATCATTCTAATCCTAAATTTATAAACAATTAAGGGTTCATAAAAAAAACACTCACTCTTCTAAGTAAAATATTTCTTCACAAACCATAAGAAAACAAACACGGCATAAATGCGGTGTTGGTATCCATCATGTTTTGAGATAGATTTATCCAAAGGGAGATTTTAAAATGGATTGACCGTGTATTCGTAATGTGTTATTCTTGCGATTTATACAGGATGTTTAAAACCGAAAATATAAACGGAATCATATGGAATATCCTTGCCATTCTTGTTACTCTTTTTTTAATTATTTATCAATATTTTTTAAAAAACAAACTTTTTTTATGAGCTTATAAATTAAAGGACTAAATATTAACAACAGTATAATTAGTGTTAAAACTTCTTGAGGAATTAAAGTGGTACTAACTGACAAGTCTTCTGGTGAGGTGATACCACTTGAAATCGTAAGTGGTGAAGTTTCA is a window from the Turicibacter bilis genome containing:
- a CDS encoding YybH family protein; protein product: MNQEIKSLIEQADEAIRNEEFDKLMDFYTDDAVLVMMPGKLAHGKQEIKEAFIKIAAYFKNSLVPTQGKMTMLEAGDTVLVLSQTLLESDNQDESEYAMERRATYVYRKVNGKWLCAIDNSYGTTLLD
- a CDS encoding Y-family DNA polymerase, whose amino-acid sequence is MADRVYIALDLKSFYASVECHERGLDPMTTNLVVADESRTEKTICLAVSPSLKSFGISGRPRLFEVEQKIKEINHARKQNANHHTFVGASYDQTELMNSSNLEVSYLVATPRMAHYIQYSTRIYEVYLKYIAPEDIHVYSIDEVFIDATHYLKMYQMSAYDLAMTMIHDVLKTTGITATAGIGTNLYLCKVAMDIVAKKMPADRLGVRIAELDEMTYRRVLWDHQPLTSFWRVGKGYATKLEAHGMYTMGDVARMSLSEGGEKLLYKLFGVQAELLIDHAWGWESCTMADIKAYQPENSSISSGQILQSAYPANKARLVVREMADSLVLEMVEKKLVTNHLVLVIDYDRESLADPNMARDYIEEVTVDRYGRKIPKRARGSRKLEGHTSSTTLIMNAITDLFDQIVNQKLLVRRLTVVFNHVVDERTVKSIPTTKQLDLFTDYSIIEEKQKKKEATLKKERKKQEALLSIRKKFGKNAILKGMNLEEGATTRDRNNQIGGHKA